GGGGCGGAGCTTCTACGGTAATTCTGTCATTCCATTGGGCGGTTTCACCGCCAATCACGCTTGTGCAGCCAATTCTGGGAGGTGaagaggaattttttttttcttattttccacCACTGAAGATTTATTTGGAATATTTTgaggtttaaatattttaataggcGTTGATACGATTGGATGACAGATATTATACGgttgaaagtaaaaaaattaaataaaatacaaaataaaagagacCACTGTAGTGCAATCACgtgaaataattttcacagtAAAATATTCCAAACCACAAAGCTTAGTtccaaaaaaatgtatgaacaGAAAGTGCACTTGTTCAGCACAttcataaaacaaatgtaaatacatttaatttttattgagagtttacaaatgtatttaaaaacatcAGAAATTCCTAGGCattagaaaaagaaaagaaaaaaaccctGACAAAATATTAAAAGTTGAGTCGATTTCTcttgctttacagaaaataaattcaggaaaAATGTTGAATCCTAACATTTTATACAACGTTCTAACACAAAACTTCACTAGAGTATTGGTTGAGTTTGGCTTATGCACAAGGCAGAATTAACCCCAAAGATATTACATAATGTACCCCTATGTGCTGCCTcaggctattaaaaaaaaaaacaacagcatgcAGTGTTCCCTCCCATACTTCCCGTTTCATCAGAAAGAGTGGAAGACAATAATGCTCTAGAACAAAATGCAAAACCAAAGAGAGCACTTAATACAtaaagacaacatttttattaagtATCAATGATATCAGTAATGTAACTTCTGAACAACATTGGAAAAGCAAGCAGAACTTTATTGAAATTTGTATCACAGTGAGAGGGTTTTCCTCTTGACAATAATGGCTAATAATTACATAAACTTGTTCAGAACTGTAAAAAGTAGAAAAATGTATCTTCACAATTTTTAACTTGAACAGGAAATTAATTCTCCCCCccacccctccccctccccctccccctccgtgtctgagaccatcaatccgcacatcttaacacatggtttgttgagcacattactgtGGAGACaaagtgcatgtggaggcttcacgctattctccgcggcatccacgcacaactcaccacgcgccccaccgagagagagaaccacacttTATAGCGACCaggtggaggttaccccatatgactctaccctccctagtaaccgggccaatttggttgcataggagacctggctggagtcactcagcacaccctggattcaaacttgtgaatccaggggtggtagtcaacgtcaatactcattgagctacccaggcccccgggaAAACTGTTTGTTTACTCAAATCTACTTGCATCAAGAAAAACCTCAGTGAGGCTAATCAAATTCATTGGTTCCCTTGTCAAATAGTCCATAGCTCTTTGTTAAGAAGGACAAAGTACCCTGTAAAGATGGATTTGCTTGAGAGAATCTGGGTCTGTATCATTTTTTAGATAGATAGAGTAGTCAAGTGGCACTTCCTCTATCCACTGGCTGAGCGTTAACATCTCCAGGGactaagaaagagaaaaaaaaaaaaagaacattagaATCTACACATAAAATGTTGATACATTGCTGAAGTATTTAATTACACTGCCAACCACAACTGGAGATAAATTAATTAGTATTAGAGCCAGAGAAAAGCTTCTTACAACTGTTTCTTCAAGTGAAGCAAGAGCCTCTTGAATGCGTGGAACAGTAACCAACAGTGCACCTTTCTTTCGAAAATTTTGACTAATAAATTGCCATGCTCTGAAAAAGATACaagaaaaacaaattgaatatgaaaACTCTAAATATGCTGGATTTACTGGATAATTTTATGTAAACCTTTATCTATTGTGAAATAAGGTTGCAGTCATGGTTTAACTTTCTCACATGACACTTACTGTATTTGATCACTTGGTTCCATGAAGTATTCAAACACATTGTTCATGATTAGAACATCTGCATTCTGCAATAAGGCAGCCTGAGAGCGGACATCTGCATGAATCACCTAAATGGGGCACATTGAACATCTCTATAAATATAAAATCCAGACAAACCTTACAAGATGACCATAAAAGTATATAAAAGTTATCCTATATGACCTGAACTCTGTCACTGAAGCCATATTTCTCCATGACCATTGTTTGAAGCTTGATGAACTCCGAACTTATTTCAACCCCCACGAGCTGAGATGCTGCACTGTAGAGGTAACCCTGATGagtgaaaaaaatatacatttttcagagGCGACCATAATCTTAACATCAGTGGTCACTTTggtaatcatgatttcaagctcgattactctTCCTAGCACTAGGAGGTGTAATCGATGTTGAAATCAttatcatgcctagagactgcaatggcaagatttacagtgaaaaataagttacaatttggtctgttttcacctaaAACCAATTTGATCCCATTAAAagtcactggagtcttatggattacttttatgatacctttatgtgctttttggagcttcgatgtgcactattcacttgcattgcatggacctacagaactgagatattcttcgaaaaatcttaATTGTGTTCTGCAAtataaagttatacacatctgggatgccataaaggcaagtaaattatgagagaattttcatttttgggtaaactatttctaTTAACTTTGTTTAAATGCCAGAGACTAGGACTATAACTCCTAGGAGAGGATAATACTTAATTTGCTTAACGTTTGTATTATATACAGCCTCTCAAATGTTATATATTGCTTAACTGTCAAAACATTGATGGGGGTGTTATAACCTAGTGGTTAAATATCTGGACTGTGAATAAAGGTTCTAGGTTCAAACCCTGCAAGGGTGATCCATGAGTAACTACTACTATGCTCTTGGGCAAGGCATGTAAACCCTTGGTTGCTCCACAGGGGGTTGTTCACATTGAAAGCATACTTAAGCGGCTTGTAATAAAAGTGTTTTATATAAAGATCAGTTGAACAAACAATCATCAGGATTTTACCCCATATAGCACAGCTCCTAGTCTAGAACCCACATCCACCACTAGTTGTCCTGTGAGATCAGGAAGAATTTTCTGGAACAGAAACTGGAGCTCCGAGATGGAGAACGAATGAGAGATAAAATCTGCAAGACAAGATGAGTCTTATGACAGCTCTttatcattgaaaaaaaaaaaagactatttaTGCAGTTGCACAAGTTACATGCAAGCACTTACCCAATAGTGCTGTTCTGTGTGATCCACAACTGAGGCAGTAGTTGCGACTCATCTTTCCCTCTTCACACAGTGAATCAACTGTTTCTTCATCATACAAAAATGCATCCACATGCACAGTGGGATGAGGTTTCTGATgagtctacaatttgaaatatgaaaTTCAGCCATCTAAGTGAAATACTGAAAGTCTAGCATGCCTGAGATATAATACAAACCTTCTGGATAGCCATGGTCTCTGAGGGAACCACAGCTTCCAGTGGCAGGCAAGCCCTTAAGTCCTCTGCAATACTTTGAAGAATAACGTGTTGGTTGTCCACCAAACAATCGTCCAGATCATCTGAAAGTGTACGTGAAAAAGTAGAATAGTCAAATggctcaaataaatatttcacccaaaaatgaacactcATCATTTACTGTATGCCACACTTTCtgttgctgaacacaaacaaaaaattttagaagaatatctcagctctgtacggTCCATACAAAACAAGTGAATAATTAACAGAACTATGAAGCACCAGAAAGCATATTAAGGTGGCATataagcaatccatacgactccagtggttgaatcaatgtcttctgaagctatccagTTGATTATGGACAAATCAAACTTCTTTTTCACTAAAGATCTTGACATCAGcattctccttggcgatcatgatttcaagctcgattacacttctcagcaccatctagcactctgcgcatgtgtcaagcactagcaATTGTACTCGAGCTTAAAATAGTTTTACCTTCAGAAATTAacagcaagatgtacagtgaaaaaggagttacattttggtctgttctcacccaaaaccaattagatcgcttcagaagacatgaatgtAATCATACGAATtaattgtatgctgcctttatgtgcattttggagcttcaaagttctggtcatacagagttgagatacactggtggccaaaagtttggtataatgtacagattttgctgtttcggaaggaaattggtatttcaATTCAGcatagtggcattcaactggtcACAAAGTCTAGTCAGGAGTTAGGACATTAccgatgtaaaaaacagcaccatcactatttgaaaaatcatttttgatcaaatctagacaggccccatttccagcagccatcactccaacaccttgagtaatcatgctaaattgctaatttggtactagataatcacttgccattatatcaaacacagctgaaagctatttggttcattaaattaagctaaaCATAGTCTTTgggtttgttttttagttgccacagtatgcaatagattgacatgtcttaaggtcaacattaagtcaaaaatagcaaaaaaagaaCAGTGTTcgctagaaactcatcagtcaatcattgttttgaggaatgaaggctatacagtgcttgaaattgccaaaaactgaaggacagaaagagatgtgaaaggccagatgtacaactaaacaagaggagaagtacatcagagtctctagtttgagaaatagacgcctcacatgtcctcagctgacagcttcattgaattcttccCGCTtaacaccagtttaatgtacaaccgTAAAGAcaagaccttatgggaagaattgcaaagaaaacaccacttttgaaacagacaaacaaaaacaaaaagattagagtgggcaaagaaacacagacattggacaacagataattggaaaagagtgttatggatcttaaccccattgagcttttgtgggatcagctagactgtaaggtgtgtgagaagtgctcgacaagacagccacatctatggcaagtgctacaggaagtgtggggtgaaatgtcacctgattatctggacaaactgacagctagaattgccaaagatctgcaaagcagTTTAAGAAGTACAGAAATAGtttttcaaactgtaatagtaaATGTTCatattattaatatcctgactacactgaaatcagttgaatgccactttggtgaataaaagtaccaatttctttccataagagcaaaatctgtacattattccaaactttgggccgccagtgtatttaaaaaaaaataaaatcttcaattgtattctgcagaagaaagaaagccatacacatctgggacaagggggagtaaacaatgagaccattttcatttttgggtgaactatccctttaactaaataACGTTTGGCAAAGACAGACATAGTTAATCCAAACAAACTATTCAGCAAAGCGCTTAAATAAGCACTTTGCATTACTGgatcaatacaaaaacaaatgtttaaatctTTCACATGACCAAAAGGAATtttataataatgaattaattacCAGATGTTTTCAACCATTCGAGTAACTTTGGAAGATCCTGTCTTTCCGTTTTGGACAACACCTGCAGAATTTCATTTCTGGCATCGCTAAAATTCATTGATTCAAGCTCTTAACACCTATCATATGTCAAACACAGTCCAAGATTTGATACACACGTATGAACCACATGGGGCTCTTGTATCCTTGATAGTGGGAGGAGCCTGTCTGAGTGCGATCATATTTTAAGGTAGAACACCGAACTTAAATTGGAAATCAACAAAGTGAACTGTTACATGCGGTGAAGTTAACACAATTTTTACAGTTGAATCGTATTTTGTAGTTTTCAAAGactgttaaatgtaaaaattcaacAATATATTATGTTGGATTTGTAATAACCCTGTCCATTGCTATTCTACCTTAATATTTGCATAGGCCTCGTGATctctaataaaaataatgcatatatatatttataccattTTATGTTAATACTGCGCTCAAATCTAATGAACAATGggtgaaaatacattttatatttgtatttacaaaAAGGAACCGCTCACATTTTAACCCGGAAGTATAATGACGTTACGGGAAGTTGTGTGTTAGATGACGTTTGTAGTCGCTTTTCCAGTAAGGAAAACAGCTGCTGCGAGTTAAAGGTAATATTTGACCGAAAAATATCTATGGCTCAATAATTCACATATTTAACAGTTTGAATCGTCGTCTTTAGTTTTTACCGACCACGTTAACAGGGTTTTAAAATCCTGATACGTGAAGCCCTGGTTTCATCATAGAGCTTTAACTCATCGtcactatttaaaaaagatgTTATGATAACGATTAAGTGcgctaacatttttattttcatattgacCAGCTTTCTCTATTCGATCCTTGGCTCAAAATGATCCAGGTTTAACCAGTCAGTCATGGCTAGTTTAATCATATCGCCAAAGTGTACTTACATGTAAATAAATTTAGTTcctcttgtttttgtttgtttgtttgttttttgtgtgtgcgtgctatTTTTAGGAGTGTTTCAATCAAATACCATTGGGCTGGTTCCACTGAAGTCTTGTGGTTAAGCTGTAGCGGGAAGTGTTTTTTTGGGGAAACCCCACCACATTGGATAAGCCTAATTCTTTTAACAAGTAAGGAAAGATAAAGTAGATTAAACACCCTCTCAGAAACCCTCTTTGAATGTCATCACCAAAGTCCTAGTCGTTACCACGGTAACAGGAAGATGATGATCTATAAGAACTGTCTGCCTTTTTTAGTTTTGTAACCTGAATTAACCATAATCCCCTGTTGCAGGTTGACTGCTCTTTAACCATAAACATGGTTTTAGCTGATCTGGGGAGGAAAATAACCTCAGCTCTGAGGTCTCTCAGCAATGCCACCATCATCAATGAAGAGGTATGAAAATGATTCCAGCCTAACTATTTGGGCTTTTTGAGCATTCCGAAATCGTTATggccaatttatatatatataaattttcacATGTTGATATATTTACAATCTTCCATAGGTATTAAATGCTATGCTTAAAGATGTCTGTGCTGCCCTGCTGGAAGCTGACGTAAACATCAAGTTGGTAAAGCAGCTTAGAGAGAATGTCAAGTGAGTACTATGAGTTTTGGTCATTTAAATACCTCATTAATCTGTATATGTGCTATTTGCTCTATAACACCTTTATAACCACTCTATTAATCTCAGGGCAGCCATTGACCTGGAGGAGATGGCTTCTGGGCTAAACAAGAGAAGAATGATCCAGCATGCTGTTTTCAAAGAGCTTGTCAAGGTAAATAATGGGTTACCATTCATAtctttctcttaaaaaaaaagaagtagtAAACTAATTAAGCATTTAAAATCTCTGCATAATGATTAACTTTCAGTAGACTTTTGTTGGGTGTTACAGATTTGACAGGCCAATGATTTTTGAAATTATTCTAGAAGATAAAGACTGAGTGCTTTCATTTTAGCTGGTGGATCCAGGAGTTAAAGCCTGGACTCCTACAAAGTGCAGGAACAATGTTATCATGTTTGTTGGACTTCAGGGCAGTGGGAAAACCACAACATGTTCTAAGGTGAGCAGTTCTTTGTGATCTGCATAGAGATGATATACCTTTTACCTTATTTACAGCTAATCATACGAGTTGGAAGCttgaaaaggatttaaatatttaggttCAAACTGAGATTCTCTTTTTATGTCACCTTAGCTGGCATACTACTACCAGAGAAAAGGATGGAAAACATGTTTGATTTGTGCAGACACATTTAGGGCAGGTAATGCCAATCGTTTCTATTGTATTTGTACTAGAGTAATAGCCTGTTCTCCAGAAGGGAAGTAAAAatggcttttttgtttttaaaggtgcCTTTGACCAACTCAAGCAAAATGCAACAAAAGCCAGAATACCCTTTTATGGGaggtaataaaataataagaaacaTTATTGTTTTTCACAGTCCCCATAGTTACTGCTGTAGACGTCCTACTCACAAAACCTAAACATTGAtctatgtgtttttttgtgtgaattaagtTACACAGAAATGGATCCTGTGATCATCGCTTCAGAGGGTGTGGAAAAATTCAAGTCAGAAAACTTTGAAATAATCATAGTTGACACTAGCGGTAGACATAAACAGGAAGACACACTCTTTGAAGAAATGCTTCAAGTGTCAAATGCTGTGGTAAGTAAATGATTTTCTGCATTTGAATAGTAGCATGTCAAGCAGGAATCAggaaagaataaagaaagtgCAATGTAAAAGCATTCCACCATATTGAATTGAAAGCTTTGATTTGCTCTTGATGTAAAGTATGATGTTTGATGGCTATTATTAATTGTTCCCACAGCAACCAGACAACATAGTGTACGTGATGGATGCTTCCATCGGTCAGGCTTGTGAGGCTCAGGCCAAGGCCTTCAAGGACAAGGTAGACGTGGCTTCTGTTATCGTCACCAAACTGGATGGCCATGCCAAGGGTGGTGGAGCACTCAGTGCGTAAGTACACACTTCACAGATTTCagtttaaaatcaaatattttagTTAGCCTATTAAATGCAGCAACTGACATGAGTTTTATGTTTTACAGTGTGGCGGCCACAAAGAGTCCCATAATTTTTATCGGTACAGGCGAACACATTGATGACTTTGAACCTTTCAAGACTCAGCCTTTCATAAGCAAACTGCTCGGTAAGAATGCTCAGTTGCtgtttatttaaagctgaagtgtgaaaatgttttggtgttaaaattagtgttgtcgatttaacacattaattcagtgcgatttgattttttttttacaaacaacaGGTTAGACAAATTAAcgtaattaatcatgtccccagaccgTAATATGGAATATTCCTACAATCAGAGCAATGCAAGCTTGaggtaccacctgttttcagcagggggcagtaagcgaaacacCAGCTGTATAGGCAAAGCGCAGCTGTATAgaaaacaaaccacactcaggcttgcCTGACACTAACGAAGCACTAGATGAGAACACATTCTTTCATTCATACACAGCAGGACGGAGTGTAATTCCAAATGcatggatctcaagatgtgtttttctaagtttcaaactacaatTAACTTGATATGGTACCCAAAAAACGCTGTGTTATTGAATTCTGAATTCTGTTgccaaatggattgctgtggactgtaggccaatgataggattatgttcaataatatggaaataaacattgCCTTTTAaagtcacatttttgtttatcaATGCTATACTCGTCTACTGCAACAAGttttctgaataatttttttacaatattacatttataattatttgatgatcatatattgtgatttgagTGGCTTTCTTAGCAAATGTttttatatgcaattaattgtgattaattgatCATCATCATATGTAATTaattgaatcgattgacagccctagttaaaatactttctcccatcccagcttaatatgcaaagacaactgcaagtaagccatttgttggtgaATTTTTTCGAAACCTGGGGGGGGTTTGTAATTTCGTTCAGTGGCACtactggtgcagaaattacacacttcagttttaaagcCTTCAGATGAAAGCTTTTAACACAGACATTTAAAGCTGAATTGTGTAGTTTTGGTGCCACTagcggcaccaaacagaattggtaaaaataaacattgttttcaaaacagctttctgaatacaccccagctttccattgatcaaacaaacagatagtcctggcCTCAACTCACAAAATTTGTTGAGTGAAAATTGAATAAATATTGTGTCTCATGAGATGGGTCTCTCAAAATCAACAGAGGAATAtctatagtgccacagagacactgtgtttacagtttttgagagaaataacctacaaatggcttacttatagttattTACTACAAAATAGTTTTTTGGCAGTCCATGCCGGGTTGTTGGAGGTTTGAATTGTTTGAGGGAAGCCATACAAATTTACATTGTTGCTTAAATCATGAATATAAATGATATCAATTACAATCATAATTTTTCAATTTAGATATGATACcagttttgtttcagttttaataattttaatatttttgtcatGTATATGTAAAAAGAAACATAATTTTCTTCATCTAGGCATGGGAGACATTGAGGGACTGATTGACAAAGTGAACGAACTAAAACTTGATGACAATGAGGAGATAATTGACAAGCTCAAACATGGTGAGACatattttctataaatgtttgaattgactatatcacaattccagtgggtctgaagtttacagtcactaagttaactgtgccttttaagcagcttgtaaaattccagaaaatgatgtcaatcctttagactattagccaattagcttctgataggctaattggagtcaattgaaggtgtggatgaatt
The Xyrauchen texanus isolate HMW12.3.18 chromosome 22, RBS_HiC_50CHRs, whole genome shotgun sequence DNA segment above includes these coding regions:
- the zgc:109986 gene encoding uncharacterized protein zgc:109986, producing MNFSDARNEILQVLSKTERQDLPKLLEWLKTSDDLDDCLVDNQHVILQSIAEDLRACLPLEAVVPSETMAIQKTHQKPHPTVHVDAFLYDEETVDSLCEEGKMSRNYCLSCGSHRTALLDFISHSFSISELQFLFQKILPDLTGQLVVDVGSRLGAVLYGGYLYSAASQLVGVEISSEFIKLQTMVMEKYGFSDRVQVIHADVRSQAALLQNADVLIMNNVFEYFMEPSDQIQAWQFISQNFRKKGALLVTVPRIQEALASLEETVSLEMLTLSQWIEEVPLDYSIYLKNDTDPDSLKQIHLYRVLCPS
- the LOC127662661 gene encoding signal recognition particle 54 kDa protein-like, with protein sequence MVLADLGRKITSALRSLSNATIINEEVLNAMLKDVCAALLEADVNIKLVKQLRENVKAAIDLEEMASGLNKRRMIQHAVFKELVKLVDPGVKAWTPTKCRNNVIMFVGLQGSGKTTTCSKLAYYYQRKGWKTCLICADTFRAGAFDQLKQNATKARIPFYGSYTEMDPVIIASEGVEKFKSENFEIIIVDTSGRHKQEDTLFEEMLQVSNAVQPDNIVYVMDASIGQACEAQAKAFKDKVDVASVIVTKLDGHAKGGGALSAVAATKSPIIFIGTGEHIDDFEPFKTQPFISKLLGMGDIEGLIDKVNELKLDDNEEIIDKLKHGQFTLRDMYEQFQNIMKMGPFSQIMGMIPGFGTDFMSKGNEQESMARLKKLMTIMDSMNYQELDNKDGAKLFGKQPNRIQRVARGSGVATRDVQELLTQYTKFAQMVKKMGGIKGLFKGGDMSKNVNPSQMAKLNQQMAKMMDPRVLHHMGGMPGLQSMMRQFQQGATGNMKGFNNM